One genomic region from Streptomyces sp. NBC_01304 encodes:
- a CDS encoding STAS domain-containing protein has product MTVKVTSRAEGDTSVVVLEGEINSTTSGGLQAQLLPFVRPGSAVLIDLTGVSYVSSAGLRTLLIVHRRAQQVDAEITLVGLSEEVRFVMNATGFLDFFRIGEDVGSELARAGR; this is encoded by the coding sequence ATGACCGTCAAGGTGACCTCGCGCGCCGAGGGCGACACCTCGGTCGTCGTCCTGGAGGGGGAGATCAACTCCACCACCTCGGGCGGCCTGCAGGCCCAGCTGCTGCCCTTCGTGCGGCCGGGCAGCGCCGTCCTCATCGATCTGACCGGAGTCTCGTACGTCTCCAGCGCAGGCCTGCGCACCCTGCTGATCGTGCACCGCCGCGCCCAGCAGGTGGACGCGGAGATCACCCTGGTCGGCCTGTCGGAGGAGGTCCGGTTCGTGATGAACGCGACCGGGTTCCTGGACTTCTTCCGGATCGGCGAGGACGTCGGCTCCGAGCTGGCGCGGGCAGGCCGATGA